One genomic window of Solanum dulcamara chromosome 12, daSolDulc1.2, whole genome shotgun sequence includes the following:
- the LOC129876313 gene encoding protein PLASTID MOVEMENT IMPAIRED 1, giving the protein MADYTTSRRNSNTQLLQELEALSETLYQPPSHTTTTRRTASLVLPRDSIPPIESLTGGAKKNDDTDSGVVNPKPRSRRMSLSPWRSRPKLDIQSEDNITQQNTNTITSNAKFVKKLDSKSADSNSEKKGLWNWKPIRALAHIGKQKLSCLFSVEVVTVQGLPASMNGLRLSVCVRKKETKDGAVQTMPSRVSQGAADFEETLFIRCHVYYTSAMGTTSSSSSSTGGARFKFEPRPFSIFVFAVDAEELDFGKNMVDLSEMIEESIQKSFEGNRIRQWDTSYTLSGKAKGGELVLKLGFQIMEKDGGVGIYSQAEGGTKNTKSYSSSFARKQSKTSFSVPSPRMSSLSSANWTPSQTGTTANLQGIDELNLDDDEPVKKEPESKAEDLDLPDFDIVDKGIEIQDKGVESHDKDEATKEVREEEEGDDGSEGNSDKRSVSSSHEVVKEVVHDQMHLTRLSALDSIAQQIKALESMFKDENQVKTEEDDSESQRLDADEETVTREFLQMLEDPDVNQLKTDNQETPTLKLHGGGGNEDNEKRESGIFIPDLAKGLGCVVQTRNGGFLAAMNPLNTVVLRKDIPKLAMQMSKPFVLPSIPSSMNGFELFQKMAAVGLEEFTSKIISMMPMEELIGKTAEQIAFEGIASAIIQGRNKEGGASSTAAETVAAVKSMATAMNSSRNERISTGIWNISDKPLTVDEILVFTLQKMEAMTIEALKIQADIPEEEAPFDVSAIKKDDDGHPLDSAVPLEDWTKDNKSDSIMISVVVQLRDPLRQFEAVGGPMIALVQAAPMDEETNNFDDEEKKFKIACLAIGGLKVRSGGRKNAWDTEKQKLTAMQWLVAYGLCKMGKKVKKTSPLKGQDKLWSISSRVMADMWLKSIRNPNIKFIM; this is encoded by the coding sequence ATGGCGGATTACACAACAAGTAGAAGGAATTCCAATACACAATTATTGCAAGAACTCGAAGCACTTAGCGAAACTCTCTATCAACCACCATCACACACTACAACAACCCGAAGAACCGCCTCCCTAGTCTTGCCTCGAGATTCGATCCCTCCAATCGAGTCCCTAACCGGTGGTGCTAAAAAAAATGACGACACTGACAGTGGCGTTGTCAATCCTAAACCGAGGTCCAGGAGGATGTCGTTATCCCCTTGGCGTTCTCGGCCTAAGCTGGACATCCAGAGTGAGGACAATATAACACAACAAAACACCAACACCATTACAAGTAACGCGAAGTTCGTTAAGAAATTGGATAGCAAGAGTGCTGATTCGAACTCCGAGAAGAAAGGCTTGTGGAATTGGAAACCAATTCGCGCTCTTGCTCACATTGGTAAGCAAAAGTTGAGTTGTTTATTCTCAGTTGAAGTCGTGACCGTTCAGGGACTACCTGCGTCCATGAACGGTCTACGACTATCTGTTTgtgtaagaaaaaaagaaactaaAGATGGAGCAGTACAAACTATGCCATCTAGAGTTTCACAAGGAGCTgcagattttgaagaaacactTTTTATCAGGTGTCATGTTTATTATACATCCGCGATGGGTACTACtagcagcagtagtagtagtactgGAGGGGCTCGATTTAAATTCGAGCCCCGTCCATTTTCCATTTTCGTCTTTGCAGTTGATGCAGAGGAACTTGATTTTGGGAAAAACATGGTTGATTTGAGTGAAATGATTGAGGAGTCAATCCAAAAGAGTTTTGAAGGAAACCGGATACGCCAATGGGATACGAGTTATACTCTTTCAGGGAAGGCAAAAGGAGGAGAGTTGGTACTCAAATTGGGATTTCAGATCATGGAGAAAGATGGTGGAGTTGGGATATATAGTCAGGCTGAAGGAGGAACGAAAAACACGAAGAGTTACTCGTCTTCATTTGCTAGAAAGCAGTCGAAAACGTCTTTTAGTGTCCCGAGTCCAAGAATGTCTAGTTTAAGTTCAGCTAATTGGACACCTTCACAAACAGGAACAACAGCAAATCTTCAAGGGATTGATGAGCTTAATCTAGATGACGATGAGCCTGTTAAGAAGGAGCCAGAGTCGAAAGCAGAGGATCTTGATCTTCCTGATTTCGATATAGTGGATAAAGGAATTGAAATTCAAGATAAAGGAGTTGAAAGTCATGATAAAGATGAAGCAACAAAAGAGGTACGAGAGGAGGAAGAAGGAGATGATGGATCAGAAGGAAATTCTGATAAAAGATCGGTATCATCAAGCCATGAGGTTGTCAAGGAAGTCGTGCATGATCAAATGCATTTGACAAGATTATCAGCACTTGATTCCATTGCTCAACAAATAAAAGCACTTGAATCAATGTTTAAAGACGAAAATCAAGTCAAGACGGAGGAGGATGACTCTGAATCCCAAAGGTTGGATGCGGATGAGGAAACCGTGACAAGGGAGTTCCTCCAAATGCTCGAAGATCCAGACGTTAATCAGCTCAAGACAGATAATCAAGAAACCCCCACGTTGAAGTTGCACGGAGGAGGAGGAAATGAAGACAATGAAAAGAGAGAATCGGGCATATTTATACCTGATCTTGCTAAGGGGTTGGGATGTGTTGTTCAAACAAGAAATGGCGGTTTTTTGGCAGCTATGAATCCTCTTAATACCGTTGTTTTGAGAAAAGACATACCAAAACTTGCAATGCAGATGTCAAAACCATTTGTCCTTCCATCAATTCCGTCGTCTATGAATGGATTCGAGTTGTTCCAGAAGATGGCAGCTGTTGGACTAGAGGAATTTACGTCCAAGATCATATCGATGATGCCAATGGAAGAACTCATTGGCAAAACAGCGGAGCAGATAGCGTTTGAAGGCATTGCTTCAGCAATTATTCAAGGGAGGAACAAAGAAGGAGGGGCCAGCTCAACCGCTGCTGAGACAGTTGCAGCAGTGAAATCAATGGCAACAGCAATGAACTCAAGCCGGAACGAGAGGATCTCTACAGGGATATGGAACATCAGTGACAAACCATTGACAGTGGATGAGATTCTTGTGTTCACACTGCAGAAAATGGAGGCAATGACAATCGAAGCATTGAAAATTCAGGCAGATATCCCAGAAGAAGAGGCTCCTTTCGACGTTTCTGCTATCAAGAAAGATGATGATGGTCATCCGTTGGACTCTGCAGTCCCACTCGAAGACTGGACGAAAGATAACAAAAGTGATAGTATAATGATCTCGGTTGTGGTTCAACTGAGGGATCCGTTGAGACAATTCGAGGCAGTTGGAGGACCTATGATAGCACTGGTTCAAGCTGCTCCTATGGATGAGGAAACTAACAACTTTGATGATGAGGAAAAGAAGTTTAAAATCGCGTGTCTAGCTATTGGAGGATTGAAAGTCAGGAGCGGAGGGAGGAAGAACGCGTGGGACACAGAAAAGCAGAAATTGACAGCAATGCAGTGGCTAGTAGCTTATGGACTATGTAAAATGGggaaaaaagtaaagaaaactTCACCACTAAAAGGCCAAGATAAGCTATGGAGCATATCATCGCGTGTAATGGCTGATATGTGGCTGAAATCGATAAGAAATCCCAATATCAAGTTCATCATGTAG
- the LOC129877420 gene encoding vacuolar protein sorting-associated protein 22 homolog 1, whose translation MRRRPGIGGLQNAAAARDQYRLLGENVAKLRTDLMKEQLATFRSQLEDFARKHKNDIRKNPAFRAQFHEMCAKVGVDPLASNKGFWAELLGIGDFYYELGVQIIEVCLATRPHNGGLISLDDLCKLLGQRRKAVRETISEDDCLRAISKLKVLGSGFEVITVGKRKLVRSVPTELNKDHNEILELAQAQGFVTVDEVQRRLNWSSGRATDALETLLEEGLAMIDDGHRDGKRRYWFPCVSSVSTYVGADTL comes from the exons ATGAGACGGAGACCGGGAATCGGCGGTTTGCAGAACGCCGCGGCGGCTAGG GATCAATATCGATTGTTAGGGGAAAATGTTGCGAAATTGAGAACAGATCTTATGAAAGAGCAGCTCGCTActtttcgatctcagcttgaaGACTTCGCTCGTAAACACAAG AATGACATTCGCAAGAACCCTGCATTCAGGGCACAGTTCCACGAGATGTGTGCTAAAGTCGGAGTAGATCCTCTAGCATCAAACAAGGGTTTCTGGGCAGAACTGTTGGGGATTGGTGACTTCTATTATGAACTTG GGGTACAGATTATTGAGGTATGCTTGGCTACTAGACCCCACAATGGAGGTTTGATAAGCTTGGATGATCTTTGTAAACTGCTTGGTCAGAGACGGAAAGCTGTTCGCGAGACAATATCTGAAGATGACTGCTTGCGTGCTATAAGCAAGCTGAAG GTATTAGGTAGTGGCTTTGAGGTGATTACAGTGGGAAAGAGAAAGCTTGTTAGATCTGTCCCTACCGAACTGAATAAGGATCACAATGAAATTTTAGAGCTGGCCCAG GCTCAAGGCTTTGTGACCGTTGATGAGGTACAAAGACGCCTAAACTGGTCTTCAGGTCGTGCAACTGATGCGCTTGAAACACTGTTAGAG GAAGGGCTTGCCATGATCGATGATGGACATAGAGATGGCAAACGTCGATACTGGTTCCCTTGTGTGTCCTCTGTCTCCACCTATGTAGGTGCAGACACTCTTTAG
- the LOC129877604 gene encoding protein FATTY ACID EXPORT 5-like: MHDFCFTIPYGLILVCGGIFGYFKKGSLASLGGGLGTGFLLVLAGYLSLQAFHKRKNSYFALILETVCAAMLTWIMGQRYMQTSKIMPAGVVAGISVVMTVFYLYKITTGGNHFPSKAE, encoded by the exons ATGCATGATTTTTGCTTTACAATCCCTTATGGGTTGATTCTTGTGTGTGGTGGAAtttttggatatttcaagaAAGGAAGCTTAGCTTCACTAGGTGGAGGTTTGGGTACTGGTTTTTTGCTTGTTTTAGCTGGTTACTTGAGTCTCCAAGCATTTCACAAGCGCAAAAACTCTTACTTTGCTTTGATTCTTGAAACAG TTTGTGCTGCTATGTTAACATGGATCATGGGACAGCGGTACATGCAAACTTCAAAGATAATGCCAGCTGGTGTCGTTGCTGGTATCAG TGTGGTAATGACTGTATTTTACCTTTATAAGATCACCACGGGTGGAAACCATTTCCCTTCTAAAGCTGAATAA